In Primulina huaijiensis isolate GDHJ02 chromosome 16, ASM1229523v2, whole genome shotgun sequence, a single genomic region encodes these proteins:
- the LOC140961623 gene encoding heat stress transcription factor B-4-like, which translates to MALMLDNCEGILLTLDSHKSVPAPFLTKTYQLVDDPSTDHIVSWGEDDATFVVWRPPEFARDLLPNYFKHNNFSSFVRQLNTYGFRKIVPDRWEFANEYFKKGEKHLLCEIHRRKTAQPPQVSFNHHPSLSHHSTINGQSFFPYSSRDSISPPDSDEQQPNTWCDSPPVAFPNGSGSAWTNLATCGGNALYNNGSSSFIALSEDNERLRKNNTMLVSELSHMRKLYNDIIYFVQNHVKPVAPSSSYHSSFFPNNSAKSSSATNPFNGGCSSMLQKPLNQLIGYSQMASNPHQGNAYLGSININSSSPPTRISQTSVTILDENEHNRTKLFGVPLHSKKILHPEYSSTMETNKARLVLEKDDLGLNLMPPC; encoded by the exons ATGGCCTTGATGCTGGATAACTGTGAAGGGATTCTCTTAACCTTAGATTCTCACAAATCTGTCCCGGCTCCATTTTTGACCAAAACTTATCAGCTCGTTGATGATCCGAGCACGGATCACATTGTTTCTTGGGGTGAAGATGATGCCACTTTTGTCGTGTGGCGTCCGCCGGAGTTTGCTCGTGATCTTCTTCCTAACTATTTCAAGCACAACAATTTCTCTAGCTTCGTTCGTCAGCTCAACACATAT GGTTTCCGGAAGATTGTGCCAGACAGATGGGAGTTTGCGAATGAGTATTTCAAGAAAGGTGAGAAGCATTTGTTGTGCGAGATCCACCGGAGGAAGACGGCTCAGCCTCCTCAAGTGTCCTTCAACCACCACCCATCTCTCAGCCACCATTCCACTATCAATGGCCAGAGTTTCTTCCCCTACTCTAGCCGAGATAGCATATCACCACCGGACTCTGATGAACAGCAACCAAACACATGGTGTGACTCTCCGCCAGTCGCATTCCCAAATGGTAGCGGCTCCGCTTGGACAAACCTCGCAACCTGCGGCGGAAACGCTTTATACAACAACGGCAGCAGCTCGTTTATTGCACTTTCCGAAGACAATGAGAGGCTCAGAAAAAACAACACCATGCTTGTATCTGAGCTATCTCACATGAGAAAATTATacaatgatattatatattttgtgcAGAACCATGTGAAACCAGTGGCTCCAAGCAGTTCTTATCATTCCTCATTTTTCCCCAACAACTCAGCAAAATCTTCTTCTGCAACAAATCCCTTTAATGGCGGCTGCTCCTCAATGCTGCAAAAGCCACTGAATCAGCTCATAGGGTACAGTCAAATGGCATCAAATCCCCATCAAGGTAATGCATATTTGGGATCCATTAACATCaactcctcttctcctccaaccAGGATTTCTCAAACCAGTGTGACCATTCTTGACGAAAATGAACACAATAGAACTAAACTTTTCGGTGTGCCGCTGCATTCTAAGAAAATATTGCACCCAGAATACAGTTCTACAATGGAGACAAACAAGGCCAGACTTGTTCTCGAAAAAGATGATCTAGGATTGAATCTCATGCCTCCATGTTGA